Proteins co-encoded in one Babylonia areolata isolate BAREFJ2019XMU chromosome 5, ASM4173473v1, whole genome shotgun sequence genomic window:
- the LOC143282522 gene encoding uncharacterized protein LOC143282522 has translation MTLSWFMQCEILWARISFTDTVNTLLIYSFYHPYTAPKSDNSGKSEGACRFPGCPWPSLILATHLPEPRPFSWAPAAFPGAQAFLGFVAGVSLPGMGTDCRLAG, from the exons atgactctgtcgtggttcatgcaatGCGAAATACTGTGGGCGAGGATCAGCTTCACGGATACTGTGAATACTCTACTGATCTACTCCTTCTACCACCCGTACACAG CTCCGAAGTCAGACAATTCCGGAAAGTCTGAGGGTGCCTGCAGGTTCCCCGGGTGCCCATGGCCTTCCTTGATTCTTGCAACCCACCTCCCCGAACCTCGGCCGTTTTCCTGGGCGCCTGCGGCCTTCCCTGGTGCCCAAGCGTTCCTCGGGTTTGTCGCTGGGGTGTCCCTGCCGGGCATGGGGACAGACTGCCGCCTTGCTGGATGA